One genomic region from Halomonas sp. HAL1 encodes:
- a CDS encoding DUF411 domain-containing protein — MQHMSTKLLLSGSMLLGAVSAQAALPPEATLYKNPQCGCCDAYARHLEELGVEVTIIDDVELGDIKQQAGVPYGLGSCHTIEMGEYWIEGHVPMEAVQALFEEQPDIDGIGLAGMPIGTPGMPGPQESPYNVYTFTGQEDEPFMTL, encoded by the coding sequence ATGCAACATATGAGCACCAAGCTTTTACTCTCTGGTTCCATGCTGCTTGGGGCGGTCTCCGCCCAGGCGGCGTTACCGCCAGAGGCAACATTGTATAAAAACCCCCAGTGCGGCTGCTGTGACGCTTATGCACGCCATCTTGAAGAGCTCGGCGTAGAAGTGACGATTATTGACGATGTAGAGCTGGGTGATATTAAGCAGCAGGCAGGCGTGCCCTATGGCCTGGGTTCATGCCATACCATTGAGATGGGCGAGTATTGGATCGAAGGCCACGTTCCAATGGAAGCCGTGCAGGCGCTGTTTGAGGAACAACCCGATATTGACGGTATCGGTTTGGCGGGTATGCCCATTGGCACACCGGGTATGCCGGGGCCACAAGAAAGCCCTTACAATGTGTACACGTTTACAGGCCAGGAAGATGAGCCATTTATGACCCTTTAG